A window of Micrococcus endophyticus contains these coding sequences:
- a CDS encoding hemolysin family protein, with amino-acid sequence MEWLLLILGFALVLGTGFFVAVEFSMIAIDVPTVQRMVDEGDKGAEPLLRCLKSLSTQLSACQLGITLTTLLTGYVMDPAISRLIDPVLLDVGVPESVVGTVSLVVAMVVATLLSMLIGELIPKNMAIAEPMTIGRALARPQLLFSTVFKPAILVLNGFSNGVLARFGIEAKEEISGARSPEELSSLVRRSAQLGTLDEQTATFLDRTLRFADRTAADVMTPRIRVETVGEDQPLPEVVDLARRTGFSRFPVIGESSDDIRGVVHVKKVVAVPRERRADLEAGSLMTEVIRVPETVHLDQLLAELRDANLQMAVVVDEYGGTAGMVTLEDVVEEIVGEVADEHDKVTPGVLQTAAGRWYFPAELRPDEAQAQITSLSVPEDGAYETIGGFIMARLGRLAAVGDVVSVDGGTLSVERMDGRRVERVRFDPAAAGDKEARA; translated from the coding sequence ATGGAGTGGCTCCTGCTGATCCTGGGGTTCGCCCTGGTCCTGGGGACCGGCTTCTTCGTGGCCGTCGAGTTCTCCATGATCGCCATCGACGTCCCCACCGTGCAGCGCATGGTGGACGAGGGGGACAAGGGCGCCGAGCCCCTGCTGCGCTGCCTCAAGTCCCTCTCCACCCAGCTCTCCGCCTGCCAGCTCGGCATCACCCTGACCACCCTGCTCACCGGCTATGTCATGGACCCGGCGATCAGCCGGCTGATCGACCCGGTGCTGCTCGACGTCGGCGTGCCCGAGTCCGTCGTGGGCACGGTCTCGCTCGTGGTCGCCATGGTGGTGGCCACCCTGCTGTCCATGCTGATCGGCGAGCTCATCCCCAAGAACATGGCGATCGCCGAGCCGATGACCATCGGCCGCGCGCTGGCCCGCCCGCAGCTGCTCTTCAGCACCGTGTTCAAGCCCGCGATCCTCGTGCTCAACGGCTTCTCCAACGGGGTGCTGGCCCGCTTCGGCATCGAGGCCAAGGAGGAGATCTCCGGCGCCCGCAGCCCGGAGGAGCTCTCCTCCCTCGTGCGCCGCTCCGCCCAGCTGGGCACCCTGGACGAGCAGACCGCCACCTTCCTGGACCGCACCCTGCGCTTCGCCGACCGCACCGCGGCCGACGTGATGACCCCGCGCATCCGCGTGGAGACCGTCGGCGAGGACCAGCCCCTGCCGGAGGTGGTGGACCTGGCCCGCCGCACCGGCTTCTCCCGCTTCCCCGTGATCGGCGAGTCCTCGGACGACATCCGCGGCGTCGTGCACGTGAAGAAGGTCGTGGCCGTGCCGCGCGAGCGCCGCGCGGACCTCGAGGCCGGCTCCCTGATGACGGAGGTCATCCGCGTCCCGGAGACCGTGCACCTGGACCAGCTGCTGGCCGAGCTGCGCGACGCCAACCTGCAGATGGCCGTCGTCGTGGACGAGTACGGCGGCACCGCCGGCATGGTCACCCTCGAGGACGTGGTGGAGGAGATCGTCGGCGAGGTCGCCGACGAGCACGACAAGGTCACCCCGGGCGTGCTCCAGACGGCCGCGGGCCGCTGGTACTTCCCGGCCGAGCTGCGCCCGGACGAGGCGCAGGCCCAGATCACGTCCCTGTCGGTGCCGGAGGACGGCGCCTACGAGACGATCGGCGGATTCATCATGGCCCGCCTCGGCCGCCTGGCCGCGGTCGGGGACGTAGTGAGCGTGGACGGCGGCACGCTGTCCGTGGAGCGGATGGACGGCCGGCGGGTGGAGCGCGTGCGCTTCGACCCGGCCGCCGCCGGGGACAAGGAGGCCCGCGCATGA